A region of Thermus oshimai DSM 12092 DNA encodes the following proteins:
- a CDS encoding enoyl-CoA hydratase-related protein, with protein sequence MVERARHEGVLLLTLNRPEKLNALTGALLDELYAALEEAREDGAVRALLLTGAGRAFSAGQDLGEFGEEKPDYEGHLRRYNRVVLALATLEKPVVVAVNGAAAGAGMSLALWGDLRLAAAGATFSTAFVRIGLVPDSGLSFLLPRLVGLSKAQELLYLSPRLSAEEALALGLVHRVVPAERLLEEALRMARELAEGPTRALGLTKKLLLESFRLSLEEALGLEAVLQGEAGRTLDHEEGVRAFREKRPPRFQGR encoded by the coding sequence ATGGTGGAGAGAGCGCGGCACGAGGGGGTCCTCCTCCTCACCCTGAACCGGCCCGAGAAGCTGAACGCCCTTACCGGGGCCCTTCTGGACGAGCTCTACGCCGCCCTGGAAGAGGCCCGGGAGGACGGCGCGGTGCGGGCCCTCCTCCTCACGGGGGCGGGCCGGGCCTTCTCCGCGGGGCAGGACCTCGGGGAGTTTGGGGAGGAGAAGCCCGACTACGAGGGCCACCTCCGCCGATACAACCGGGTGGTCCTGGCCCTCGCCACCCTGGAGAAGCCCGTGGTGGTGGCGGTGAACGGGGCGGCGGCGGGGGCGGGGATGAGCCTCGCCCTCTGGGGGGACCTGCGCCTGGCCGCGGCGGGGGCCACCTTTTCCACCGCCTTCGTGCGCATCGGCCTGGTGCCGGACTCGGGCCTAAGCTTCCTCCTGCCCCGCCTGGTGGGGCTTTCCAAGGCCCAGGAGCTCCTCTACCTCTCCCCCAGGCTCTCCGCGGAGGAGGCTTTGGCCTTGGGCCTCGTCCACCGGGTGGTGCCTGCGGAGCGCCTCTTGGAGGAGGCCCTTAGGATGGCCCGGGAGCTCGCGGAGGGCCCCACCCGGGCGCTCGGCCTCACCAAGAAGCTCCTCCTGGAAAGCTTCCGGCTCTCCCTGGAGGAGGCCTTGGGCCTCGAGGCCGTCCTCCAGGGGGAGGCGGGGCGCACCCTGGACCACGAGGAGGGGGTGCGGGCCTTTAGGGAGAAGCGCCCGCCCCGTTTCCAGGGCCGATGA
- the ruvA gene encoding Holliday junction branch migration protein RuvA, producing the protein MIRHLKGKVLFKEEGGFVLEVGGVGFFLQAPEPFLREVREGEEVSVHTHLLAKEEGLFLYAFPDGESHRLFGLLLSVSGVGPKVALALLSALGPRLLAQALSEGDVKLLTSASGVGKRLAERIALELKGKVPPVAAPAVQGAAVEEAVLALLALGFREGAARAAVLEALSKAPSAKAQELIKEALKRLR; encoded by the coding sequence ATGATCCGCCACCTTAAGGGGAAGGTCCTCTTCAAGGAGGAGGGGGGGTTCGTCCTGGAGGTGGGGGGGGTGGGGTTTTTCCTCCAGGCCCCCGAGCCCTTCCTGCGGGAGGTGAGGGAGGGGGAGGAGGTTTCCGTCCACACCCACCTCCTCGCCAAGGAGGAGGGCCTTTTCCTCTACGCCTTCCCCGACGGGGAGAGCCACCGCCTCTTCGGGCTTCTCCTTTCCGTCTCCGGCGTGGGGCCCAAGGTGGCCCTGGCCCTCCTCTCCGCCCTGGGGCCGAGGCTTTTGGCCCAGGCCCTTTCCGAGGGGGACGTGAAGCTCCTCACCTCCGCCAGCGGGGTGGGGAAGAGGCTGGCGGAAAGGATCGCCTTGGAGCTCAAGGGGAAGGTGCCCCCGGTGGCCGCCCCGGCGGTCCAGGGGGCGGCGGTGGAGGAGGCCGTCCTCGCCCTCCTGGCCCTGGGCTTCCGCGAGGGGGCGGCCCGGGCGGCGGTGCTGGAGGCCCTTTCCAAGGCCCCTTCCGCCAAGGCCCAGGAGCTCATCAAGGAGGCCCTTAAACGGCTCCGCTGA